A genomic segment from Bradysia coprophila strain Holo2 unplaced genomic scaffold, BU_Bcop_v1 contig_648, whole genome shotgun sequence encodes:
- the LOC119083436 gene encoding uncharacterized protein LOC119083436, whose translation MSLPVLVAEFFDRFFIITNLPNEQDLDIVIRKELGENISLLDPSLIYSGLLTELLNWLKHTNKIKHSEGTFISESEANNLMESIETKLSELVVSGITRDIVADVSEIQFKFDDINQSLKDFARTGSTVKVLFLESSPNARFGTAKVVQVLQHNGIRNYIVVTLDTLLKLETLFASAVLNGNSENFLILECDSDNQKYSPAQHEQAFQMLNRIANKLILVAQEDNSFTQLFIKLTVPDATKFQQLCDKSQDSFLNRELSFQGVRTNIRSVVKEDVRLVTDTLFTQLFENEEISIDCNNEWMVRMPDFIPRTLYRSVAFTESELIDRVAKVPEILVAVHGRVMSELVVRVLNQKLKQRLNDDSFMDRFFFIKSDGMDDFRERNNGLAMVRVKQLSHDAKFLVEEMISNGLDDHEKYRMFTTQEFFPRTIADFSKFKNDNILLVGEAGMGKSTYLNELAYRTKADEPHLWITKINLNDYTDILKEASDGDTVDYETLLIELATDHLTEDYERIVFCKKYNDDEVVLILDGLDEISPTFSDMSIGLLNFALEQPSKKLIVATRLHLCDSLRSHLQEDAFYFQPLTVAEQKIYLKMKWLDGLATNSSFTEDSFDLFINTLFTNIFSQKQSTKISSVPLLLSFIAEIFKTDFRLFHDTLDMGSVRLCSGHYNIVNLYDDFIDLKVRRYKEDKNRASTSNVGTAKLYEIVCPLLRDALRNVALRQFPQFYSVDHLGILDEKVKNLFPHEELIRVGLLQSVRANFEGLHFVHFSFTEYFIAEVLAERCEKFPKPGIFQTLLDISPNVSMFFDLMLSRGLPLHLAILLDDRTQFEPEKFDKKYF comes from the coding sequence ATGTCACTGCCAGTTTTAGTGGCGGAATTTTTCGACCGATTCTTCATTATTACCAATCTGCCCAATGAACAAGATTTAGATATTGTGATTAGGAAGGAGTTAGGCGAGAATATCAGTCTCTTAGACCCTAGCCTCATTTATTCCGGCCTACTAACGGAACTGCTCAACTGGCTCAAACATACCAATAAAATCAAGCACAGTGAGGGTACATTCATATCAGAAAGTGAGGCGAACAATCTCATGGAAAGCATAGAGACAAAACTATCCGAACTAGTCGTCTCGGGTATAACGAGGGACATTGTAGCCGATGTGTCTGAAATACAATTCAAATTCGATGACATCAATCAGTCTCTGAAAGACTTCGCCAGGACTGGCTCCACagtaaaagttttgtttctAGAGTCTAGTCCCAATGCGAGATTTGGAACAGCGAAAGTTGTTCAAGTTCTGCAACACAATGGCATTAGAAATTACATTGTAGTCACGTTAGACACGCTGCTCAAACTGGAAACTTTATTTGCGTCAGCAGTTTTGAATGGCAACAGTGAAAATTTCCTAATTCTTGAGTGCGATTCCGACAACCAAAAGTATTCTCCTGCTCAGCACGAGCAAGCTTTTCAGATGCTAAATCGTATCGCCAACAAACTAATTTTGGTCGCCCAAGAGGATAATTCATTTACGCAATTGTTTATCAAATTAACCGTACCGGatgcaacaaaatttcaacaattgtGCGACAAGTCCCAGGACTCCTTTCTGAATAGAGAACTATCGTTCCAAGGTGTGCGCACAAATATTCGCAGTGTCGTTAAAGAAGACGTGCGCCTCGTAACGGACACTCTGTTCACGCAACTATTTGAAAATGAGGAAATCTCCATCGACTGCAATAATGAATGGATGGTTCGAATGCCGGATTTCATTCCGAGAACATTGTATAGGTCCGTAGCCTTTACGGAATCGGAACTCATTGACCGTGTGGCTAAGGTACCAGAAATTCTTGTTGCTGTGCATGGCCGGGTCATGAGTGAATTGGTGGTGAGAGTATTGAACCAGAAATTGAAGCAACGACTGAATGACGACTCGTTCATGGACagatttttcttcatcaaatCAGATGGCATGGACGACTTTCGCGAACGTAACAACGGGCTGGCGATGGTGCGTGTTAAACAATTGAGTCACGATGCAAAGTTTTTAGTTGAAGAAATGATTTCGAATGGACTGGATGATCACGAGAAATATAGAATGTTCACAACGCAGGAGTTTTTTCCTCGGACCATTGctgatttttcgaaattcaagaatgacaatattttgttaGTGGGAGAGGCGGGCATGGGAAAGTCAACATATCTGAATGAACTGGCATATCGGACAAAAGCCGACGAACCTCATCTGTGGAtaacgaaaatcaatttgaacgATTACACGGACATTTTAAAGGAAGCATCCGATGGGGACACTGTTGACTATGAGACCCTTCTGATAGAATTAGCCACGGATCACCTAACGGAAGATTATGAACGAATTGTGTTTTGCAAGAAGTACAACGATGATGAAGTTGTGCTGATTCTGGATGGACTGGACGAGATCAGTCCTACATTCAGTGATATGTCGATTGGATTGTTGAACTTTGCTTTAGAGCAGCCGTCTAAGAAGCTAATCGTTGCGACAAGACTGCATCTGTGCGACTCGTTGCGAAGCCATCTCCAAGAGGACGCTTTCTATTTTCAACCGTTGACCGTTGCAgagcaaaaaatttatttgaagatGAAGTGGCTGGATGGTCTCGCCACCAATTCATCTTTCACCGAAGATTCATTCGATCTATTCATTAACACTCTGTTCACGAATATTTTTAGTCAGAAGCAGAGTACGAAAATTTCTAGCGTTCCGCTGCTGCTATCATTCATtgcagaaattttcaaaactgaCTTCCGATTGTTCCACGACACATTGGACATGGGTAGTGTGCGGTTGTGCAGCGGTCACTACAATATTGTCAATCTCTACGACGATTTTATAGACTTAAAAGTTCGGCGTTACAAGGAAGACAAGAATAGGGCATCCACGAGCAATGTGGGAACAGCCAAACTATACGAAATAGTCTGTCCGCTGTTAAGGGACGCGCTTCGCAATGTGGCATTGCGGCAATTTCCTCAATTTTATTCCGTCGACCATTTGGGAATACTGGACGAGAAAGTGAAAAATCTCTTTCCCCACGAAGAACTTATCAGGGTCGGCCTATTGCAGTCGGTCCGAGCCAATTTTGAAGGACtgcattttgttcattttagtTTCACGGAATATTTCATAGCCGAAGTGT